Below is a genomic region from Prunus persica cultivar Lovell chromosome G3, Prunus_persica_NCBIv2, whole genome shotgun sequence.
GCAAGCTCTTGTGATGCTTTGGTGTTGAAATAATCTTCTGAATTATGTGATTCTTTATCAGGGTTTGAAATGGGAGAGCTTTCAGACGATGGTCCAGATGATTGGGAGAGTTTAGATGCTTCAGCAGCACATATTGCGAACTTGTTGTCAACTGAGCCAGCTGATGGTACTTTCAAGGATAAACTACTTCAAAATGATTAACTTCCtcggattttttttcttacactTCTTACGAATCATCTTTGTTAAAACCTGCAcaatatttcaagaaaatttCCCAAACAAGAAGAATTCCACCTTATAGCCAATCATCAAATTTTTGCAAACACATTCTAAATTTATTATAAGCTTCGCCACTTTGCCTTTTAACAGACCATCTGAAATCAAAGTTTCTATTTTTCACTTGCATGCTATGCTATTCCCTCTTCAGCTTTCAGGGTTAAGTCTAACACCATTTCATGTTTCCCAAAGTTAAGTTTAGCATCTTATACTATAGAATAGAAAATTCTGAGGCAAGAATTAAATGATGTGTTGTGTGTTATGTTGATTGTTTTTACTGCTGAAATTTGAATAGCCTATCACATTTTCTTGTGGCAGTTAAAGTCGGTATTGGAGGCTTTAGTATGGGTGCTGCGATGGCCCTTTATTCTGCAACTTGTTATGCTGCAGGTAGGTATGGAAATGGCAACCCATACCCTCTCAATCTGAGGGCAGTTGTTGGACTAAGTGGTTGGCTTCCAGGAGCAAGGTATGACTTCGTATAGAGCCTTAGTTAACCAACTCACTCTTGCAGTAAACGTTTTTCCTGAAACCTGTGAAAGAGATTAGTATTTGATGGCTTTGCCCAACTGTTTTCTTATCATGTTCCACCTGAGATACGAGTAAAACTAGATGGGCCTTTTTTATCTAATAATTGTAAACATTAAACATATGCATTTCCAGAACAGTCCATCTGGCATCTGCTCTATTTTTGATGGTACCTGTTGAACTGAGTATCAATATTCAAAGACTCCCATGTTTGATAGTTTAAAGGTTTTGTGCAGGACCTTACGGAACAAAATTGAAGGGTCACATGAGGCTGCAAGGCGTGCCGCATCATTACCCATTTTGCAATGTCATGGAAAAAGTATGTCTCTGTATAACCTTTGCCAATATTGCATTTGCAAAAATTTGAAAGGTTTCTAAACCACTCGATATGTCACACACCAGAAGCTAGTGTGTTGCACTGAAGAATTTTAACAATCAATATGTGAGACTAAATCCAGTTTTTATGGATAGTAGCATCTTTGTGGCTTTAATGACTGATAAGTCATAGAGGGTTGATAATTTATTTGGAGCTTCAGCTTAGCTTTCTGCTTCACTTGTACTTCTTGAAACTGATGTCTACTGGTGCAACAACATTGTTAGCCAGATAGAATTTGAAACCTTtgtaaaaaagagaaaatggaatTTGAAATCTTGTTTAGAAAGATGTTAAAAAAGAATCATGCCCAAAACCCGGTTTTGTGTTACAATTCTTGCACATTTTCGGAAATAATTTTTAGAACTATTCTCCATTGGGTTGTTGTGCATTTTAGATGGTTCTAAGATGATATGTTATGGTAACCAATATGTGAAGAAGTTATAAATCTTTGCTGGATTAGTGGAACCTCTTTGACCCTTTAATCCTTTTGTGCCATTTTAGATGATGATGTAGTCCCTTACAAATATGGAGAGAAATCAGTCAACTCCTTGAATTCAGCAGGATTCCGATACCTTACGTTCAAACCCCTTGATGGGTAAGGATTAATTTTCTATTAGCAAAATTATCTAGAATAATCTCttcatatatttattgttCTTGTTCGGGGTCAAATATAATGGATGAAATTTAAGCAGATTTTCTGAGTGTTTGGTTCGACTTTGCAGGCTTGGTCATTACACTATCCCTAAAGAGATGAATGAAGTCTCCAGTTGGCTATCTGCAAGGCTGGGGCTTGAGGGGTACCGCTCATAAATCTGACAGTGTCTAATTGGAGATAGTGAGGGAGTAGTAGCTAACAATAATGAGTGAGGAACGCCCATGTACAAGTAGGTGCTATACAAAATGGGGCATGGAGTATATGGTATAGCTAAATTGACCTTCTAATTCCCTTTCGTATTCCGTCTTTCCTGCAAATAAAGTTTTGGGTGTGCTTTTATGTTCCACTTGGAGGATGTAGAGCTAGTGGTGATTTAGTTTTGgatgtattttgttttggcattcatttatgtgattttattattaataattagtGGAgttctactctctctctctctctctctctctctctctcacacacacacacacatactgAAAGTATACATCTTGCTCATACTTAATAGTGGAGGAAGGATGCAGCAACATAgtgttgagagtgtttgtcccacattgaaatgttaagggacctagtctgggcttataaggagttgggctactcccctcattgccaattggttttggggtggaatctcaacttccttcatggtatcagagtcaAGTTGACCACGTGTGAAAGCTCAACGGCCACATGTGCTCCACGTCACCCAAAAATGTGTTGTCCATGCAATGCTTCACGTGTTGGGCCCAACAACCACACGTGCTTCCACGTTACCCAATATGTGTTATCCACGTATTAAGCTTGAAAGTTCGCCACATGTGTGAGGGCgtgttgagagtgtttgtcccGCATTGAAATGTTAAGAGACCTAGTATgagcttataaggagttggacTACTCCCttcattgccaattggttttgagatGGAACCTCCACTTCCTTCACATAGTAATTGTAAGTTTGCAACTCAAGTAAATGTCTACTCGGAATTATAAGAAAGGAAACTAATATTGTTAGTTATTTGACTTCAAATACATCCATTTCATCTACTAAGCCCATCTCCATTAAAAATTCCACCTTTGCAGTTTTCACAATGAGCATCCATAAAGCACGTCGGTTGAGGAACcgaaccaaaattctaacaCCTGTGAAAGAAGCGCCAGTAAAGATTATAGACTTTATATATCAACAGGATTACAGTACAGAGAgacaccaaaaagaaaaaaaaaaaaaagcctgcAAAATAATCGAAGGACTAAATCTTTAAATGACAATTACACTTGATACTACAAAACTTTTGCAATGGTATTACAATGAAGGCCAACAATTAGCACTGCCTTTTGCAACAAGGCTTACCAAACTTCTGGAAATACAGAAGCATTCTTTCATTGAGCTTGTAAAGTTGGAAGCAGATCGATAGATGGTGTCCTGCAGAAGACAGTAAGTTGTATGCAGATTTTCTACAATCAGATGTGAAAGCTATCTGAGTCATGCCTTGCCCAACTCCTCGCGTGTTGTCCAAATGTTCTTGTTGGCGGATTATTTATCATCATTCTCAATTTCATTAGTGCCTTCTTTGGAATTACGGTGCGGTGTAAGAGGAGGGAAAGAAGGCATAGCCTGCAAAATGAATTTGCGGCCACTTCTCAAGCCTGTTGGAGATCTTTCTCTTAACCGGGATCGGGATTGTGGAGGTGACACACGTTTCTGATTTGGTGAGCTAGCCCTTACAACCTTGGTGGGGTTGGAAGTTTCCTCGAGTATCTCAGGTGTATCATCATAGGGTATGTCATAATGTGCACCTGCACCATCAGAATTGAGATCATTGGGACCCTTGCCTTCGGATAATTCCGGGGTAACAATGACGGCTGAACAGCCCCAGTGAAAGTGGCCAGTACCTGATGGCTGAAGCTGACTTGATGGCAACTGGGCTTGTGGAATTTTTGCAGAGTTACTTGATGAAGCTGAAGAAAACGCTGTGCGTGAGCAAGGATGTGACAAAGGTGTAAGCTTGCTTATATCAGAAATTCCTTCCCATGTCGGTGAGTAATGAATGATACCTGGGGCCTTGATGCAAGCAATAGCACCCTTCACATTATCCAGCTTCTCAGCAGGGTGGGCTTCCCACTTTTTAGCTCTGTTATATACTGGTTCTGTAATTGTAGCAACATGGAAAAGTAAGAAGTCTCTATCAGTGAAGGAttaaatgaacaaaaatataacCATCCTAATGAAATGTTAAATATGCGTTTCATAAAATTTACCATTCTGTGAATGCTTTCATGCATGCTTACTAACCTATTGAAAGCTCACTGATTGAAAGGAGCAAAATTTAATAGCACTGCATGTCTTAGTATATATGAAGTGTGCACGTAAGAGACAGAACTAAAAGATTGTCTATTGCTGCTCTTATACGGTGGGAAAACATATGAGAAATAACGTGGAtgtttaaaaatgaaataattttatttctctctctctctctctctctctctctagctctctagagggatccctcaaataatttgagGGGTActctttagggtaccctatggtactaaaatttcaataatttaattgagtagtcaaatgatattggattcaagtattttttgtaaagatgaactgtgaatgaatatctacaaaatagatggtttgaatTACTGAAATACAATGCGGAGTACGCctacaagggtgtccctcaaataagttatttgagGAATTCCTCAATGAAAGCTCTGTGtgtgtgcatatatatatatatatatatatatatagggtctCGATCGAGGGACACAAATTTTAGGGTGTTAGATTAGGGCACATTCAATGGTTCAGATTGCATCTATTATAATAATGAATTGTGATTACCACAACACTTtcacatttaatattttacattctctctcctctctcttttctaaaTTATCGTGCACTTCCTTTCATTGAGGGAtccttacaaattttttttcaacaattcaaactgtctatttttcaagtcttcattcatagatcatccttgcaaaaaatcagaaaatttgaaaatcattaTGGCATCTAATTGCTagcaacaaaataaatgaatacaatgcttcaagaaaagactaaaataacaataatctGTGTACCGCTGCTCGTTGAAGCACACGATACAAAAAGACAACTTAAAAAGATTTTGAGGATTTCGAATTCTTAGGCACCTGTCAATGAATTtgttgaaacaaaaaagtaaaacatTATAAAAGTGATTTCAAGCTGTATATTTGCTATTCACCAACTGAACTGCATGATAGCTGTGCAGTGACTGGATTTGCTAGCAGATAAAAAAGGGAGAAGCTGAAGAAACAATTGCATCCGCAAAAGAAATTTCAGACGTCCGTATAAGAgaaattttgtatatatataaacatgtgTGTGTATGAAGTTCtgttgtttcattttctttggtgTTGAAACACGGTGGTCatagaaaatatattaaaatttatattaaaaattgaataaataaagaacACAGAATCATTGCAAACAAAGAGAACCATAACCTGGAGTAACGCCAAACGTATTTTTGCAACCCTCACATCGACACGCGCTGGAACATCCAACTTTAGCCTTGGGAAaggagcaaaagaaaaaacagatatGTCAAATCCAGATAAGTCGAGGACATATCAACACTAACCAACTTCCTAATCCAAATCTTTTCCAATGAACTTGTTGCTTTTCTGActcatttaataaaaattatgaaaatccATATCGTGTTAATTTTAGAAATTCTATAATGTGTGTAACAGTTTGGGAGGGGGAACCAGAATTCTTGGAGAAACACCATTTTTCTGATATTACAAGCAGTAGATATAAATGTACATATAAACCTGGAAGCATTCACAGTATCTTTTCAGACACTTTGACTTCTTGCAATTGCAACCTCTCTTGTGCCTGGCTGAGGATGGGGTCGTCAAGTCCTGTTCTTCCTGTGGAGTTCTTATGCTCAAAATGCTTCCAAATGAGAGACATAAAAGAACAAGATATATACTTTGACAGGGATTACCGTAAAGTTGGGCGAAGAATCAATGGCATTGTCGACAACTTTTGGAGTAAATGCAAGTGGATTACGAGCTTCAATTTGCTGACGTATATCAAGAACTGTGTCCTCAAACTCAGGCTTGTTATAGCAGTTTACACATGCACAAGAATCCACACAATAAACGCCAGCTGCAAAGCACTCACAATAACTGCCAATGATGAAGAACAAGCTGAGACAAACTGCAAGAATGAATGGTAAATTGTATGTACTTATTTGTCCACAAGTTACCATGGGAAATTTGTTGTTTATAAGGTCAACTGAGATGCTTTTGCATCAAGGTTCTATAGGGAAATGGTTGACAAAAACTGAAGTCTAGAAGAACAATTGATAGACCATTTTTCCTAATGTATGATATGCATTCCAATatgtttcaaaacaaaaatgggtGCTATTCGCTTGCATTCACTTACAGTTTCAAGCACTTAGACCTCCTACAGTTGCAACGTTTGCAGCCCTCACTCATGTATGCATCTCTCCTCCTAAATGCATTTCAAACAGCGTATTAGGTGAgccatgtaaaaataaaaatgaagatTAATACACTGATAATATTGTActtgccttttccttttagGGCTCAGTTGGTTTAACTCCTCAACCTCATCAGTCTCCTGTGAAGCAGACATACCCACCTCACAAGGAGCTGTCTCCTGGTCAACGAGCATAGAATGACATGGAGGCTTCATAGTATCCGTAGAATGAAAAGTGAAAGAATTAGCTTCAGTAACAGCTTGGCTTTCCTGCTGACCACTGGCCACATGAACATAAATTTTTCCAGATACAGCTGAAGTCAAGATACTACTTGAGTTCGTTGCTATGTTGTTGCTGCCATGCTCTAGCATCTGCTCTGGCATACTCAGATACCCAATTGATTTCTTGCTTGAAAAGATATCGGAGCTCAAGGATGTAGATCTAGAAATGCGATTCAGATGTAAACCAATAACAGAATGGATGGGAGCGGAGGTGGTAGAGTTTACACCAATTTGGGCTGATGTAAATGACTCATAGGGGGAGGAAGGGAATTGTAAGGTGTCACAGCTCACATCCTGCAGACTGCTTGAGGCTCTGTTATCGAAATGAGAGGAAGCTAGACTCTTCAAGTTTGTTAGAATAGATGGTGACCTTGAATTGGTAGCATCATGTGTCAGGCTATTAGGACTCTCACTGTTACCAAGGATAGTGAACTTATACGCTTTTGCAGCCTCAAATTGAAGATGCCTACGTATACCACGTTCATTTTGACCACCCTCCTACATTTGAATACAGAAATTATTCAATTGCATGTGTGAGTAATTCGTTTGCATTACATACATAGAATTGCTTACTTATGTGTGAGTGAGGCATAAATGAACAATAGGCGATATAATCCGTGTAAAAGAAGAGTTTAATAAGAAAATGTCAATCTCTAACTATTGGCCAAGAAAGGAGAAGTTCATATACGgacatgtataattatatatacaaattcTTCCACCACTGCAAATGAGGAACATTACTTCTGACATGAAAAACTTccaaagataaaatatcaacatAGTACAAAATTATTGATCATGAGCCAACTAAGAAAAGATATCTTTTATATGATTTATACCTTAACGAATCCTTTTTGTACTCTTTGCTTGCACTCATTTGAATCTTCGCGTGACTGACTACTAGCATTTTTTTCATCATATTGACAACCTGCCCTGTGCAACTTAACATTGAGAGAAAccaacattttaaaaaataaaaaaaaaacctccagCTTGATCATTAAACAGAATGTTCATAATTTCATGTTAAACTGTAAAATGTACCGAAATACCCACATTCACCTTAGCTGCATTCTCTCCACAATTTTGTGCTCTGGAAACAAGACATGCATTTACATCAGACTCCTTGactttttcaaatataaaCCTTGAGAGCTCTTCAGTCTTTTTACCATCCCTCTGATTGATTGCAGCTTGACTcatttcaagtgaacttaaaGGCAGATTCTTTTCAGCTTGATCTGATAATAAAACGGCTTCATTCTCTGGGCTACcaaacataatatcacaaacTTCGGTATTGGATTCTTCGCCAGGGGCAAAACCACTGTGTAACAACCGAGGGACTTCATTAGTTCGTTGCGAGCGTAAATCAGCAGACCATGTAGAGTCTACCTCCACAGGGTCAGCCAGATATTCATCAACACAACCTGAAGGACTGCACAACTGGACCTCCTCAAAACTTGGATTCTGAATCTGGACTATATTTGTGTTACATTCTTTGTATACCTCTGAACCTGCTTCAACTATATCATCCCTGTAAACATTTAGGAAAAATATTTCTAATGAagagtaaaaaaaaagttacctGGTTGATTGAGTTAGGAAACAAGAGATTAAACCAAATGGGGGAATAAATAATCTAGTGCAGTATCATGAGACGCAATCAGAACGCAAGAAACTCATGAAATTAGTTAAACATCTCACACCTTTCCAAGAAACTGGTTTCTCGCTGTAGATTAATATGAGGAGATGTAAACACAACTGGCGGTGTCGGCAAATTAGTTCCCAACAATGTTTGTGTATAACTGGCTGTCGTCGCTGTATTTAAAGGAGAGAGATTGCTAAGGAAATTGGAGAAAGGAGACTCCTACAATTTAAATAAACACAGATAAGAAACCTAGCTCCATTATTCAATAAGTCAAAGAAAAACATCATTTCCAACATTAACAGACAACATTTGCCTAGAACAATTTTAGctttttaaacaaaacaaaaaaaaacaaaaaggttaTCCCCAAAACTTTTGACATCCTATGAACTTGCTTGAGTAAACTATTCACAACTGTCTCCAACCACAAAACATTGAACTCTCAAGTTcttttattatagtttttctctctcatttcccATTTCCCCTACAtcttttccctctctctcttcaaccaaaaactaaaaaacaaaaactttacTGAAAGGTGAAACCCCAAAATTCTCTTAACAAATCCAAAAACTGCTAAGGCCCATTGAAAGTCGAAACCCTAAAATTGGAGTAAAAACGAAAGAGTCAGTTCATACTTGCACAGCCGGAGACGAGGAAATGGATGATGACTTGGTGGCGGCGATCCGATTGGCTTCAGGGGTACGATCCATTTTGTCGAGACGAAGAATCGGCAAAGGCTGTTTCCTAGAAAGTGAGAGAAAATTATTAGTGGGGATTTTCTCGAGAAAGTGACTACGAGACTAGAAGAAGCAGAGCAGTGGAGCAAGAAGTCAATGTCATCATCCTCGTACCCACGCTTTTTGAACAACCAACCGAGCGGGAAAAAAGCGCCGTACGCTACTTCGGAACCCCTTCCTTTCCTTGTACTcgctatctctctctctctcctccacgTGTTTTTCATTCATGAATTGGCCTCTGGGTTTTTGGGCTAATCCAGAATTTTGGTCACAAAGTTCCTGGGCCTTAAGGCCTAACTTGCACTGAATTAGGGGCTTTACATTTTTCGTCCCTAAAGTTAATTGATGTTAGCAATTAGGTCCAAATCAAATTGTGTCAATTATGTTACAAAACTCCAATGTGATGCTTGGGGGTTATAATACTGATTTTGTATGTGTTTAAAATCTACTTTGATAATGGAAAAGGGTCTTCATTTGCAGATCAATTGTCTCATATTCGAATTTCTATGGGACTctgatagtgtgtgtgtgtgagaaactttCATCTCCATTAAAATTTAGACCATCGCctgtattgaaaaaaaaaagtcatacaTATGATACGTGTAATCGGGTTGAGTTTGTAACAAGTTGACACGATATGCATTTGAACAAATCTTCatttttgcaataaattttAACCAATAAGTAACACATTATGTTTATAAAAACTCctttaacttattttttattattattatttttttggttaatagGTATGGACATTAACTATATTCTATGAAAAGAGATTTTGAGTGATTTGGACATGGAAAATGATTCAAGTTATAAaggataaatatttatatttaattgcTAACAGTGAAAATTGTACTTAATGGGAGAATGGAGAGGTGTCAAATAGAACAAGACGGCCTAATACGGCACAAACAAAATCCTTTTAAATAAAGCTCGATATGGtatgacttgtatttttgagCCGTGCTGGGACGAGATAATTAGGTATAATGGGCTGGGTCGGGCCATGGCTCGTTAGGGGCCGTGTTGGCCCGAAATCCAACTGGCCAGTCCGTTTAAAgcccatttattaaattatacttttttcaaagaaaaataatatattattacatttatatcttaaattcaagtctatttttttctttaaaaatatatattaaaatttaatattttctttacaactcaaacaataatttagccattttctatttaaatgtacttaaaataaagttattgacccctttttcttaacaaataataaatattattagtATATACATAATTGTAAAAGAGCTTTAAATGATGtagtaaaaaaattacaaaaaaatgtAATACATAAGTCAAATTTTCCATGTGAACTCGGAAAgagattgatgatttttctaAATGAGCAGACCCGACATGACCTATTTATTAAATGGGCTGACTCTAAACGGGACGGCCGGGCCTAATGGACATAGAAAGTGAATTGGACTTGATTGTAATAACCAAACTGTGGggaccaaaatgaaaatgaaatgtaGCCCCAAACTAGAGGTTCAAAATTGTGAGTGTCCCTTTAGTTAAACCCTAGATAAACCCTAGCGTGTCTTTACGGACTAAAAACTCCTCAACGTTCTTCTACAGACcgtgtttggttgctgagaaaatttTGCCTAATTCAATCCGTTGTACTTTCCTGCGTTTTCTCTGCGCAACCTAACTGTGAAAAAACAATGAACTACAGGTTCCAGAACCTCCTCGGAGCTCCATACAGAGGAGGCAACGCCATAATCACCAACAACACCGAGCTAATCTCACCGGTCGGTAACAGAGTCTCGGTCACCGACCTCATCAAATCCCAAACCATAACCCTGCCCGTCCAATCTTCCTCCAACATCACCCGAATCGCCGCCTCGCCGGACGGCGTGTTTCTCCTCACCGTCGACGAGAATCACAGATGCCAATTCATCAACCTCCGGCAGCGTGTGGTGCTTCACCgcatttctttcaaaaacGCCGTCAATGCCATCAAATTCAGCCCTGACGGGTCGCATATAGCGGTGGCCACTGGTAAGTTGGTTCAAATTTGGCGGTCTCCTGGTTTCAAGAAAGAGTTTTTCCCATTTGAATTGGTTAGGACTTTTGCTGATTGTGACGATAAGGTTGTGTCATTGGAATGGAGTCCGGACTCAAGTTATTTGCTTGCCGGGTCGAAAGATTTGACTGCGAGATTGTTTTgtatgaaaaaattgaaatttggtgTGTTGAAGACGAAGCCATTTATGTTTTTGGGTCATAGAGATACAGTTGTGGGtgtattttttggtattgatAAGAACACCAATAAGGTATGCAATGTTTATACAGTTACACGTGATTGTTATATTTTTAGTTGGGGTTTGAGTGGCAATGATGGTGAGTTTGATGGAATGGATGTTACGGAGCCACCCTCTCCGGGTACACCAGATAGGGATGGTGATGGTACAGTGGAAGGTGTTGGTAGTGGTGATATTAAGAAGAGGAAGGGGTATGAGGGCAGAGGTGGTAACTTGGATGAAGAAGGTGGGTATTTGCTAAACAGGAAATGGGAGTTGTTGAGGAAGGACAATTTTATGCAGGCCCAGGCGAAGTTGACAGCGTGTGATTATCATAGGGGACTTAATATGTTGGTTGTGGGGTTCTCAAATGGTGTATTTGGGTTGTATCAAATGCCTGATTTTGTGTGCTTTCACTTGTTGTCGATatcaagagagaaaattacaACCGCAGTTTTTAATGAGCTTGGAAATTGGCTGACATTTGGGTGTGCGAAACTTGGACAGTTGCTTGTGTGGGAGTGGAAGTCAGAGAGTTATATATTGAAGCAGCAAGGACATTACTTCGATGTGAATTGTCTTGCTTATTCGCCAGATTCACTACTGTTAGCCACTGGAGCAGATGATAACAAAGTCAAGGTATGTGAGTTTTTAAAACCTGAAGCTTTTTAATTAGAGGATAATGCATGTGTAGTACA
It encodes:
- the LOC18782351 gene encoding acyl-protein thioesterase 2, encoding MSYSHSNMCSGSRTAKRTLEFGRTHVVRPKGKHQATIVWLHGLGDNGSSASQLLESLPLPNIKWICPTAPTRPVAILGGFPCTAWFEMGELSDDGPDDWESLDASAAHIANLLSTEPADVKVGIGGFSMGAAMALYSATCYAAGRYGNGNPYPLNLRAVVGLSGWLPGARTLRNKIEGSHEAARRAASLPILQCHGKNDDVVPYKYGEKSVNSLNSAGFRYLTFKPLDGLGHYTIPKEMNEVSSWLSARLGLEGYRS